From Halalkalicoccus sp. CG83, one genomic window encodes:
- a CDS encoding ABC transporter permease, whose translation MYSTPTLPISYLDYVSENWVELVIATVEHVELVFQTLLIALPLGISLGIAITLYRSTSTLVLWLAGVAMTIPSIALFGLLIPFVGIGNPPVIVALVLYAQLPVIRNTYIGLTRVDEGAIEAGTGLGMTRRQRLRRIRFPNALPVITAGVRNAVVILIGVATVGAYVGAGGLGDYIFVGIYESYTEMIVTATVLVSLLALAADYLFEAVEQVLYLRNGEEVERSLAARALWGVVG comes from the coding sequence ATGTATTCGACACCCACCCTGCCGATCTCGTATCTCGATTACGTCTCGGAGAACTGGGTCGAACTCGTCATCGCGACCGTAGAACACGTCGAACTCGTGTTCCAGACGCTGTTGATCGCGCTACCGCTGGGGATATCGCTGGGGATCGCGATCACGCTGTATCGATCCACCTCGACGCTCGTGTTGTGGCTCGCCGGCGTCGCGATGACGATCCCCAGCATCGCGCTGTTCGGACTGCTGATACCGTTCGTCGGCATCGGCAATCCGCCGGTGATCGTCGCGCTCGTGCTCTACGCCCAACTGCCCGTCATCCGCAACACCTACATCGGACTGACGAGGGTGGACGAGGGGGCGATCGAGGCGGGAACCGGACTGGGGATGACGAGGCGACAGCGTCTCCGGCGTATCCGGTTTCCGAACGCGCTGCCGGTGATCACCGCGGGAGTGCGGAACGCGGTCGTGATCCTGATCGGGGTCGCTACCGTCGGCGCGTACGTCGGCGCCGGCGGCCTCGGCGACTACATCTTCGTCGGCATCTACGAGTCGTACACCGAGATGATCGTCACGGCGACCGTGCTGGTATCGCTGCTCGCACTGGCGGCCGACTACCTGTTCGAGGCGGTCGAGCAGGTCCTCTACCTGCGCAACGGGGAGGAGGTCGAGCGGAGCCTGGCGGCACGAGCGCTCTGGGGGGTGGTCGGATGA